The following proteins are co-located in the Thermus tengchongensis genome:
- a CDS encoding bifunctional diguanylate cyclase/phosphodiesterase yields the protein MKGNWGLALSQALFPLLRRGLEGLGDALEQVALALSTHRAYLFRLEERHGVWYASQLAEWAGPGTSPQIQNPALQNLPLREAGYGRWLERFLKDQAVAGPVASFPEEEKPLLEAQEIQSLLVVPIGVEGQLWGFLGVDDCQRERRFSGEEEAFLRAVAEALARTLELWERNRWLQGLLEASPLYVARLDKEGHLRYANPALRAAFPQGLSLPVAEALAQPGRPRLHILREKEVVEWHLLAVPGPGQGVLEVLALGLDVTEREEAQARENRWSAFRKNLLRVYETLMAEGLSDSIFGLILEAALDTIPAAQAGSVTVLMEDGCYHFVAAKGYDLEALRQVRLRPEEPLSLTGHSEAQVFTRKDLERFNARLDEKRRRVMEEAGRVKEIQAILSVPVYLAGERKAFLYLDNFEREDAFTPLDLELAQAFASQLGLLLRRLELEGRLQHLAYHDPLTGLPNRLFFLEKLAQALREEGRNLAVLYLDLDGLKLVNDLEGHAAGDEVIRVMAARFRAALRPRDLVARQGGDEFLVLLTGLREAKEAVAVAERLLEVARLPCPVGERVYHLSTSVGIALGEPGLSPGELLQRADLALYRAKGEGKDRLAFFEPHLQEALRREIHLLEALREDLEGGEGLWLVYQPIVDLATGRSVALEALLRWRLAPPSELVPLAERHRLMGQLGQWVLRHAGEEQRRHGLRVHVNVSPQELLDPTYAFRVAEVLEETGCPPDRLVLEVTESSLIPDERGRDATRALEALRHLGVGIYLDDFGSGYSSLERLAELPVQGVKLGQAFTRRLGAPPNPQGPAARLVAAVLALAKALGLEAIAEGIEDQATLAYLRNLGFPLGQGYLWGKPEPLRL from the coding sequence ATGAAGGGCAACTGGGGTCTAGCCCTCTCGCAAGCCCTTTTCCCCCTGCTCCGCCGGGGGCTCGAGGGGCTTGGGGATGCGCTGGAACAGGTGGCCCTGGCCCTTTCCACGCACCGCGCCTACCTCTTCCGCCTCGAGGAGCGCCACGGCGTCTGGTACGCCAGCCAGCTGGCCGAGTGGGCGGGCCCCGGCACCAGCCCCCAGATCCAGAACCCCGCCCTGCAGAACCTGCCCCTCCGGGAAGCGGGCTACGGGCGCTGGCTGGAGCGCTTCCTGAAGGACCAGGCGGTGGCGGGGCCCGTGGCCTCTTTCCCTGAGGAGGAAAAACCCCTCCTGGAGGCCCAGGAGATCCAGAGCCTTTTGGTGGTGCCCATCGGGGTGGAGGGCCAGCTTTGGGGCTTCCTGGGGGTGGACGACTGCCAGCGGGAAAGGCGCTTCAGCGGGGAGGAGGAAGCCTTTCTCCGGGCCGTGGCCGAGGCCTTAGCCCGCACCCTGGAGCTTTGGGAACGAAACCGATGGCTCCAGGGCCTGTTGGAAGCCTCCCCTCTTTATGTGGCCCGGCTGGACAAGGAAGGCCACCTCCGCTATGCCAACCCTGCCCTGCGGGCCGCTTTCCCCCAGGGGCTCAGCCTCCCCGTGGCCGAAGCCCTAGCCCAACCCGGCCGGCCCCGCCTCCACATCCTCCGGGAAAAGGAGGTGGTGGAGTGGCACCTCCTGGCCGTGCCCGGACCCGGACAGGGGGTGCTGGAGGTCCTGGCCCTGGGGCTGGACGTGACGGAAAGGGAGGAGGCCCAGGCGCGGGAAAACCGCTGGAGCGCCTTCCGCAAAAACCTCCTGAGGGTCTACGAAACCCTCATGGCCGAGGGGCTTTCCGACTCCATCTTTGGGCTCATCCTCGAGGCCGCCCTGGACACCATCCCCGCCGCCCAGGCGGGCAGCGTCACCGTGCTGATGGAAGACGGTTGCTACCACTTTGTGGCGGCCAAAGGGTACGACCTCGAGGCCCTGCGCCAGGTGCGCCTGCGCCCCGAAGAGCCCCTTTCTCTCACCGGGCACAGCGAAGCCCAGGTATTTACCCGGAAGGACCTGGAGCGCTTCAACGCCCGGCTGGACGAGAAGAGGCGGCGGGTCATGGAGGAAGCGGGGAGGGTGAAGGAGATCCAGGCCATCCTCTCGGTGCCCGTGTACCTGGCCGGGGAGCGGAAGGCCTTTTTATACTTGGACAACTTTGAGCGGGAGGACGCCTTTACCCCCTTGGACCTGGAGCTGGCCCAGGCCTTCGCCAGCCAACTGGGCCTACTCCTCCGCAGGCTGGAGCTGGAGGGGAGGCTCCAGCACCTGGCCTACCACGACCCCCTCACCGGCCTTCCCAACCGCCTCTTCTTCCTGGAAAAGCTTGCCCAAGCCCTCCGGGAAGAGGGGCGTAACCTGGCGGTCTTGTACCTGGACCTGGACGGGCTCAAGCTGGTGAACGACCTGGAAGGTCACGCCGCCGGGGACGAGGTGATCCGGGTCATGGCCGCTCGCTTCCGGGCCGCCCTCCGCCCCCGGGACCTGGTGGCCCGGCAGGGGGGAGACGAGTTCCTGGTGCTCCTCACCGGCCTCAGGGAGGCCAAGGAGGCCGTCGCCGTAGCCGAAAGGCTTTTGGAAGTGGCCCGCCTGCCTTGCCCCGTGGGAGAGCGGGTCTACCACCTCTCCACCTCGGTGGGCATCGCCTTAGGGGAGCCGGGGCTTTCCCCCGGCGAGCTCCTGCAACGGGCCGACCTGGCCCTGTACCGGGCCAAGGGGGAAGGCAAGGACCGCCTGGCCTTCTTTGAGCCCCACCTCCAGGAGGCCCTACGCCGGGAAATCCATCTCCTGGAAGCCTTGCGGGAGGACTTGGAAGGGGGCGAAGGCCTCTGGCTGGTCTACCAGCCCATCGTGGACCTGGCCACGGGCAGAAGCGTGGCCCTGGAGGCCCTGCTCCGCTGGCGCCTGGCTCCCCCTTCCGAGCTCGTCCCCCTGGCGGAAAGGCACCGGCTCATGGGCCAGCTGGGGCAGTGGGTCCTCCGCCACGCCGGCGAGGAGCAACGCCGCCACGGCCTCAGGGTGCATGTGAACGTCAGCCCCCAGGAGCTTCTGGACCCCACCTACGCCTTCCGGGTGGCGGAGGTCCTGGAGGAAACCGGCTGCCCCCCAGACCGCCTGGTCCTGGAGGTGACCGAAAGCTCCCTGATCCCCGACGAGCGGGGGCGCGACGCCACCCGGGCCCTCGAGGCCCTCCGGCACCTGGGGGTGGGGATCTACCTGGACGACTTCGGCTCGGGTTACTCCAGCCTGGAGCGGCTAGCCGAGCTTCCCGTGCAGGGGGTCAAGCTGGGCCAGGCCTTCACCCGTCGCCTCGGGGCCCCGCCCAACCCCCAGGGCCCCGCCGCCCGGCTGGTGGCCGCCGTCTTGGCCCTGGCCAAAGCCTTGGGGCTGGAGGCCATTGCGGAAGGGATAGAGGACCAGGCCACCCTGGCCTACCTGCGAAACCTGGGCTTCCCCTTGGGCCAAGGCTACCTCTGGGGCAAACCAGAACCCCTACGTCTCTGA
- a CDS encoding diguanylate cyclase domain-containing protein — MPLPYPLIALGSILLGLLAGGLGYSDPYILPWFMIFTAATASMYGFPWGLLAAFLSTGLLLLFPGFSLMALALLLLSAWLAHGIGESLRRAHRRAKALARSQRLLAEALEALPQAPDRETLLRTLPERLAALGEGGHVGVWVPTTQGFRLLESTPPLSLKEVPASGVMGRAFREGRPVYVPDVGQEPGYIPAPGLKTLAELALPLEERGEVVAVLNLERNRPFPPEEVEGLFRFAQAVSLQLSRLADLEERRLIAELSERLQSAATLEEAGAKALALLLGSLGLPSGTLWEARGGRMEALAYQGVEEPSLLQVLKEGLPYGVGLAWQVYETQSPVFTARYAEENRVVPALKALGWRTFAALPVLSPGAPRSRRVLVLGQKEERLWRKAEVELLLLFSRTLGLGLERLTEKHRHQAVNGLFLNLLQRPPEDLYQPLLEEAIRQVPGAEAGSLLVLEEGAYRFKAAVGYDLEGLQAIRFTPEAMLLWYGHPLERALLGEPRTMSVEERPIVEISHQTAPEEVIDQAGRAREIQANLCLPIPYKGEVLAYLNLDNLHDPRAFGEDSLEAARFFAAPLATLLHEARTRHLLEEAALTDPLTGLANRRAFDRFFQEELKRAERYGYPLSLAVLDLKGFKQVNDRLGHAVGDLALIQVAKALGRERRNGDRLFRWGGDEFAALFPHTPKNGAIAAAFRYAQAIQDLCFEGLCLGVNIGVATYPEDGTSPDALLSAADTRMYEAKARGQVVAA; from the coding sequence ATGCCCCTGCCCTATCCCCTGATTGCCCTGGGTTCTATCCTTCTAGGCCTTTTGGCAGGGGGACTGGGTTACAGCGACCCCTACATCCTCCCCTGGTTCATGATCTTCACCGCCGCCACCGCCAGCATGTACGGGTTCCCTTGGGGGTTGTTGGCGGCTTTCCTTTCCACCGGGCTTCTCCTCCTCTTTCCCGGCTTTAGCCTCATGGCGTTAGCCCTCCTCCTCCTTTCCGCCTGGCTGGCCCACGGGATCGGGGAAAGCCTCCGGCGGGCTCACCGCCGGGCCAAGGCGCTGGCCCGAAGCCAAAGGCTCCTGGCCGAGGCCCTCGAGGCCCTTCCGCAAGCCCCAGACCGGGAAACCCTCCTCCGAACCCTTCCCGAACGCCTAGCGGCCTTAGGGGAAGGGGGGCACGTGGGGGTCTGGGTGCCCACCACCCAAGGCTTCCGCCTCCTGGAAAGCACCCCTCCCCTTTCCCTTAAGGAGGTGCCCGCCAGCGGGGTGATGGGCCGGGCCTTCCGGGAAGGGCGCCCCGTGTATGTGCCCGACGTGGGCCAGGAGCCCGGCTACATCCCGGCCCCGGGCCTGAAGACCCTGGCAGAGCTGGCCCTGCCCCTCGAGGAAAGGGGCGAGGTGGTGGCCGTGCTCAACCTGGAGCGGAACCGGCCCTTCCCCCCCGAGGAGGTGGAGGGGCTTTTCCGCTTCGCCCAGGCGGTGAGCCTGCAGCTCTCCCGCCTGGCCGACCTGGAGGAGCGCAGGCTCATCGCTGAACTCTCGGAACGCCTGCAAAGCGCTGCTACCCTGGAGGAGGCGGGGGCCAAGGCCTTGGCCCTTCTCCTCGGCTCCTTGGGGCTACCCTCGGGCACCCTTTGGGAGGCGCGGGGTGGGCGCATGGAAGCCTTGGCCTACCAGGGGGTGGAGGAGCCCTCCCTCCTCCAGGTGCTGAAGGAGGGCCTGCCCTACGGCGTGGGCCTGGCCTGGCAGGTGTACGAGACCCAAAGCCCGGTGTTCACCGCCCGCTATGCGGAGGAGAACCGGGTGGTGCCCGCCCTCAAGGCCCTGGGCTGGCGCACCTTCGCCGCTTTGCCCGTGCTCTCCCCAGGCGCGCCCCGGAGCCGAAGGGTGCTGGTCCTGGGGCAAAAAGAGGAGCGGCTTTGGCGCAAGGCGGAGGTGGAGCTTCTCCTCCTTTTTAGCCGCACCCTGGGCCTTGGCTTGGAGCGGCTTACGGAAAAGCACCGCCACCAGGCGGTGAACGGGCTCTTCCTTAACCTCCTGCAAAGGCCCCCTGAGGACCTCTACCAGCCCCTTTTGGAGGAGGCCATCCGTCAGGTGCCCGGGGCGGAAGCGGGAAGCCTCTTGGTGCTGGAGGAGGGCGCCTACCGCTTCAAGGCAGCGGTGGGCTATGATCTGGAAGGGCTACAAGCCATTCGCTTCACCCCCGAGGCCATGCTCCTTTGGTACGGTCACCCGCTGGAAAGGGCGCTCCTTGGAGAGCCCCGTACCATGAGCGTGGAAGAACGCCCTATCGTAGAGATCAGCCATCAGACAGCTCCGGAAGAGGTCATTGACCAAGCAGGCCGGGCCCGGGAGATCCAGGCCAACCTGTGCCTGCCCATCCCTTACAAAGGTGAGGTCCTGGCCTACCTCAACCTGGACAACCTGCACGACCCAAGGGCCTTCGGGGAAGACTCCCTGGAGGCCGCCCGCTTCTTCGCCGCCCCCCTCGCCACCTTGCTCCACGAGGCGCGCACCCGCCACCTCTTGGAGGAAGCCGCCCTCACCGACCCCCTCACGGGGCTGGCCAACCGCCGGGCCTTTGACCGCTTCTTCCAAGAGGAGCTAAAGCGGGCCGAGCGCTACGGCTACCCGCTTTCCCTGGCGGTCTTGGACCTAAAGGGCTTTAAGCAGGTGAACGACCGCCTGGGCCACGCGGTGGGCGACCTAGCCTTGATCCAGGTGGCCAAAGCCCTTGGAAGGGAACGGCGCAATGGGGACCGCCTCTTCCGCTGGGGCGGGGACGAGTTCGCCGCCCTTTTTCCCCACACCCCCAAAAACGGGGCCATTGCCGCCGCCTTCCGCTACGCCCAGGCCATCCAGGATCTCTGCTTTGAAGGGCTCTGCCTGGGGGTGAACATCGGGGTGGCCACCTACCCAGAAGATGGAACCAGCCCAGATGCCCTCCTCTCCGCCGCCGATACCCGCATGTACGAGGCCAAGGCGCGGGGACAGGTGGTGGCCGCTTGA
- the hemG gene encoding protoporphyrinogen oxidase yields MAQVVVVGGGWAGLAAALALKDAGVDFLLLEGSSRLGGKVRTHRQEGFLVEGGPDASVRYKKEVLELGERFGLEPIGTLPAKPAAYILRKGKAHPLPEGLLQIVPGDLKGLARTPLLSLSGKLRALYDLLLPRGGKEDESLREFVERRLGLEVFNALVAPLAGGIYGGEPEELSMRAAFPQLLELERKHRSLLLGAMRARRARGSREGGSLFFSFQEGLSALTRKLAEEVQEKALLATPVLGLEALKGGYRLHTPRGVLEAEAVVLATPAPQAAALLRPFLPEATALLKGIPHTPAATVSLAFAEELPVAGHGLLIAKGEGYRARGFTWTHQKWPGRAPEGWSLVRVYFSGEPARLSEAELARVALEELRRFLGKEVRPERTWVFRFPEGMPAYRVGHVERIERLEMALLKAPGLFLAGNYLQGVGLPEVVRSGQRAAEKAQGYLALAPTP; encoded by the coding sequence GTGGCTCAGGTAGTTGTGGTGGGCGGGGGCTGGGCGGGGCTTGCCGCCGCCCTTGCCCTGAAGGACGCCGGGGTGGACTTCCTCCTCTTGGAGGGGAGCTCCAGGCTCGGGGGGAAGGTGCGCACCCACCGCCAGGAGGGCTTTTTGGTGGAGGGAGGCCCCGACGCCAGCGTGCGCTACAAGAAGGAGGTGCTGGAGCTAGGGGAGCGCTTCGGCCTCGAGCCCATCGGCACCCTTCCCGCCAAGCCCGCCGCCTACATCCTGCGCAAGGGCAAGGCCCACCCCCTTCCGGAAGGGCTTTTGCAGATCGTGCCCGGCGACCTTAAGGGCCTTGCCCGCACCCCTCTCCTCTCCCTTTCCGGCAAGCTCCGCGCCCTCTACGACCTCCTCCTGCCCCGCGGCGGCAAGGAGGACGAAAGCCTAAGGGAGTTCGTGGAAAGGCGGCTTGGCCTCGAGGTCTTCAACGCCCTGGTGGCCCCCTTGGCGGGGGGCATCTACGGGGGGGAGCCCGAGGAGCTTTCCATGCGGGCGGCCTTTCCCCAACTCCTGGAGCTGGAGCGGAAACACCGGAGCCTCCTCCTGGGGGCCATGCGGGCCCGAAGGGCCCGGGGGAGCCGCGAGGGGGGAAGCCTTTTCTTCTCCTTCCAAGAGGGCCTTTCCGCCCTCACCCGCAAGCTGGCCGAGGAGGTGCAGGAAAAGGCCCTTCTCGCCACCCCGGTCCTGGGCCTGGAGGCCCTGAAGGGCGGTTACCGCCTCCACACCCCAAGAGGCGTCCTGGAGGCCGAGGCGGTGGTTCTGGCCACCCCCGCCCCCCAGGCGGCGGCCCTCCTCAGGCCCTTCCTTCCCGAGGCCACGGCCCTCCTCAAGGGCATCCCCCACACCCCCGCGGCCACGGTGAGCCTGGCCTTCGCCGAGGAGCTCCCCGTGGCGGGGCACGGGCTCCTCATCGCCAAAGGGGAAGGGTACCGCGCCCGGGGCTTCACCTGGACCCACCAGAAGTGGCCAGGCAGGGCCCCAGAGGGCTGGTCCCTGGTGCGGGTGTACTTCTCCGGGGAGCCCGCCCGGCTTTCCGAGGCCGAGCTGGCCCGGGTGGCCCTGGAGGAGCTTCGCCGCTTCCTGGGGAAGGAAGTCCGGCCCGAGCGCACCTGGGTCTTCCGCTTCCCCGAGGGCATGCCCGCCTACCGGGTGGGGCATGTGGAGCGCATCGAGCGGCTGGAGATGGCCCTCCTCAAGGCCCCTGGGCTCTTCCTGGCGGGGAACTACCTCCAAGGGGTGGGCCTCCCCGAGGTGGTGCGCTCGGGGCAGAGGGCGGCGGAGAAGGCCCAGGGCTACCTGGCCCTCGCCCCCACCCCCTAG
- the hemH gene encoding ferrochelatase yields the protein MNVLLMAYGTPYTPEEIEPYYTDIRRGKRPPEELLRELTERYAAIGKSPLNEITLAQAIRLQALLNLEAPAYPKRLLGPFGPRTPQGPARVYVGTKHWHPSIGEAIAAMHEDGVRRAVAIVAAPHYSLRSVAEYQEKVEAALKALPEPIEMVWVESYEAHPGLIAAYARRLEEAIWRLRDPKRAAYVFTAHSIPVSAVERGDPYPRQVERTAELIAKKLSLPRFSVAYQSAGRTPEPWLGPDINEHLRALKEEGHEEVVVQAVGFPADHLEVFFDLDLEAQATAQEVGLRLIRARSLNADLDYIHVLKDLVEAAWLR from the coding sequence ATGAACGTGCTTCTCATGGCCTACGGCACCCCCTACACCCCGGAGGAGATCGAGCCCTACTACACGGACATCCGCCGGGGGAAAAGGCCCCCGGAAGAGCTCCTCCGCGAGCTCACCGAGCGCTACGCCGCCATCGGCAAAAGCCCCTTGAACGAGATCACCCTGGCCCAGGCCATAAGGCTCCAGGCGCTTTTGAACCTCGAGGCCCCCGCCTACCCCAAGCGCCTCCTGGGCCCCTTCGGCCCCCGCACCCCCCAGGGCCCAGCCAGGGTCTACGTGGGCACCAAGCACTGGCACCCCTCCATTGGGGAGGCCATTGCGGCCATGCACGAGGATGGGGTGAGGCGGGCGGTGGCCATCGTGGCCGCTCCCCATTACTCCTTAAGGAGCGTGGCCGAGTACCAGGAGAAGGTGGAAGCCGCCCTAAAGGCCCTACCCGAGCCCATCGAGATGGTCTGGGTGGAAAGCTACGAGGCCCATCCCGGCCTCATCGCCGCCTACGCCCGCAGGCTGGAGGAGGCCATCTGGCGGTTGCGGGACCCCAAGCGGGCGGCCTACGTCTTCACCGCCCACTCCATCCCTGTCTCGGCGGTGGAACGAGGCGACCCCTACCCACGCCAAGTGGAGAGGACGGCGGAGCTCATCGCTAAGAAGCTCTCCCTCCCCCGCTTTAGCGTGGCCTACCAGTCGGCGGGAAGGACCCCTGAGCCCTGGCTGGGCCCCGACATCAACGAGCACCTCCGGGCCTTGAAGGAGGAAGGCCACGAGGAGGTAGTGGTCCAGGCGGTGGGCTTCCCCGCCGACCACCTGGAGGTGTTTTTCGACCTGGACCTCGAGGCCCAGGCCACCGCCCAGGAGGTGGGACTAAGGCTCATCCGAGCCCGGAGCCTCAACGCCGACTTGGACTACATCCACGTCCTGAAGGACCTGGTGGAGGCGGCGTGGCTCAGGTAG
- the hemE gene encoding uroporphyrinogen decarboxylase — protein sequence MEGVNDLILRAARGEPTPRPPVWFMRQAGRYQKEYQEIRKRYTLPEIVQNPEVCAQVTLLPVRQLGVDAAILFADITTPLYGMGVDLSLVEGKGPVIHHPIRDAKGVEALRPLVPEEAVPFVLEAIRLLKRELAVPLIGFAGAPFTLASYLIEGGPSRHFLEVKAFMYREEALWHQLLEKLTLAMARYLRAQAEAGADLLQVFDSWVGALSPADYRRYVKPHMARLFQELKPLGVPVIHFGVGTMGLLKDMAEAGGDVIGLDHHTPLPWAREALGATPVQGNLDPALLFAPKEVIRREVRRILEENAGKPGHIFNLGHGILPKTPVENVRYVVELLKEEAA from the coding sequence ATGGAGGGCGTGAACGACCTCATCCTCCGGGCGGCCCGGGGCGAACCCACCCCCCGCCCTCCCGTCTGGTTCATGCGCCAGGCGGGCCGCTACCAGAAGGAGTACCAGGAGATAAGGAAGCGCTACACCCTCCCCGAGATCGTGCAGAACCCCGAGGTCTGCGCCCAGGTGACCCTCCTCCCCGTGCGCCAGCTGGGGGTGGACGCGGCCATCCTCTTCGCCGACATCACCACCCCCCTGTACGGCATGGGGGTGGACCTCTCCCTGGTGGAGGGCAAGGGCCCCGTCATCCACCACCCCATCCGGGACGCCAAGGGGGTGGAGGCCCTCAGGCCCCTGGTGCCGGAGGAGGCGGTGCCCTTCGTGCTGGAGGCCATCCGCCTCCTGAAGCGGGAGCTTGCGGTACCCCTCATCGGCTTCGCTGGGGCCCCCTTCACCCTGGCCAGCTACCTCATCGAAGGAGGGCCAAGCCGCCACTTCCTGGAGGTGAAGGCCTTCATGTACCGGGAGGAGGCCCTCTGGCACCAGCTTTTGGAGAAGCTCACCCTGGCCATGGCCCGCTACCTGCGGGCCCAGGCGGAGGCGGGGGCCGACCTCCTCCAGGTCTTCGACTCCTGGGTGGGGGCCCTAAGCCCAGCCGACTACCGCCGCTACGTAAAGCCCCACATGGCGAGGCTCTTCCAGGAGCTAAAGCCCTTAGGGGTGCCCGTCATCCACTTCGGCGTGGGCACCATGGGCCTCCTCAAGGACATGGCGGAGGCCGGGGGGGATGTGATCGGCCTGGACCACCACACCCCCCTCCCCTGGGCCCGGGAGGCGCTGGGGGCTACCCCGGTCCAGGGCAACCTGGACCCCGCCCTCCTCTTCGCCCCCAAGGAGGTGATCCGGCGGGAGGTGCGGCGGATCCTGGAGGAAAACGCTGGTAAGCCGGGGCACATCTTCAACCTAGGCCACGGCATCCTGCCCAAGACCCCGGTGGAGAACGTGCGGTACGTGGTAGAACTGCTGAAGGAGGAAGCGGCATGA
- a CDS encoding peptidylprolyl isomerase, with protein sequence MRAIFFALALALSLALAQEDPVVAQVGPEALTKSQFDLRFGLFARSALRQLGLPDSEETRALLAQYRAPYLQALAEEKALLRVARAQGFWPKEEAVEAKVWQLKEAFPSEEALLAALKEAGVEDLATYRILLVEAMALEALEAHYRARLSVSPAALKALWLLSPEYRHPTLYCARHILLPTLEAAKEALARLEKGEAFAEVAKALSQDPGSREAGGDLGCEPQGTYIPAFEKALLSLKPGQVSPPVGTEFGFHLILLEGVKPAGRYPLEEVREGLEGQVKDLAWEKLFKALIRPYPIRLFPERL encoded by the coding sequence ATGCGCGCCATCTTTTTCGCCCTAGCCTTGGCCTTGAGCCTGGCCCTGGCCCAGGAGGACCCGGTGGTGGCCCAGGTGGGCCCCGAGGCCCTCACCAAGAGCCAGTTCGACCTCCGCTTCGGCCTTTTCGCCAGGAGCGCCCTGCGCCAGCTGGGCTTGCCCGACTCCGAGGAGACCCGGGCGCTTTTGGCCCAGTACCGCGCCCCCTACCTCCAGGCCCTGGCGGAGGAAAAGGCCCTCCTCCGGGTGGCCCGGGCCCAAGGCTTCTGGCCCAAGGAGGAGGCGGTGGAGGCCAAGGTGTGGCAGCTCAAGGAAGCCTTCCCCTCGGAGGAGGCCCTGCTGGCCGCCTTGAAGGAGGCGGGGGTGGAGGACCTGGCCACCTACCGCATCCTGCTGGTTGAGGCCATGGCCCTGGAGGCCCTCGAGGCCCACTACCGGGCCAGGCTCAGCGTCTCCCCCGCGGCCCTGAAGGCCCTTTGGCTTCTTTCCCCCGAGTACCGCCACCCCACCCTCTACTGCGCCCGGCACATCCTTCTGCCCACCCTGGAGGCGGCCAAGGAGGCCCTGGCCCGCCTGGAGAAGGGGGAGGCCTTCGCCGAGGTGGCCAAGGCCCTTTCCCAGGACCCGGGCTCCAGGGAGGCGGGGGGCGACCTGGGGTGCGAGCCCCAGGGCACCTACATCCCCGCCTTTGAAAAGGCCCTCCTCTCCCTGAAGCCGGGGCAGGTGTCGCCCCCCGTGGGCACGGAGTTCGGCTTCCACCTCATCCTGCTGGAGGGGGTGAAGCCCGCGGGCCGCTACCCCCTGGAGGAGGTGCGGGAGGGCCTCGAGGGCCAGGTGAAGGACCTGGCCTGGGAGAAGCTTTTCAAGGCCCTCATCCGGCCCTACCCCATCCGCCTCTTCCCCGAGCGCCTTTAG
- a CDS encoding nitrilase-related carbon-nitrogen hydrolase, which produces MPFRTFLAVQAEVRPEFYRTEEAFRERVFALLRPLEGTPSPRLAAFPELFGLPLLLHLEGDFHPRELLRSPLAPWRRARRAYGVFREVMAEAARAFGTYLLAGTLLSPPYEEELARGRFARTPFFQNLALFFNPQGRLLAQVPKMELTPPESWLRRGSFGPHLVATQAGKVGILICLDGFFERHLARLDALGAEVLLQPSANPAAWDRPWPWDRRRKEGEVWLASAQERLKGREHLRLLLNPMLNGRILGLAFEGQSGIYGPGEALLLARAPVGDEALLLTLP; this is translated from the coding sequence GTGCCCTTCCGCACCTTCTTGGCCGTCCAGGCGGAGGTAAGGCCAGAGTTTTACCGCACGGAGGAGGCTTTCCGGGAGCGGGTCTTCGCCCTCCTCAGGCCCCTCGAGGGCACCCCCTCCCCCCGCCTCGCCGCCTTCCCCGAGCTCTTCGGGCTTCCCCTCCTCCTCCACCTGGAGGGGGACTTCCACCCCCGAGAGCTTCTGCGAAGCCCCCTCGCCCCCTGGCGGCGGGCCCGGCGGGCCTACGGGGTCTTCCGGGAGGTCATGGCGGAAGCCGCCAGGGCCTTCGGCACCTACCTCCTGGCGGGCACCCTCCTCTCCCCCCCTTACGAGGAGGAGCTGGCCCGGGGGCGGTTCGCCCGCACCCCCTTTTTCCAGAACCTGGCCCTCTTCTTCAACCCCCAAGGCCGCCTCCTGGCCCAGGTGCCCAAGATGGAGCTCACCCCGCCCGAAAGCTGGCTGCGGCGGGGTAGCTTCGGCCCCCACCTGGTGGCGACCCAGGCGGGGAAAGTGGGCATCCTCATCTGCCTGGACGGGTTCTTTGAGCGCCACCTGGCCCGGCTGGACGCCTTGGGGGCTGAGGTCCTCCTGCAGCCCTCCGCCAACCCCGCCGCCTGGGACCGCCCCTGGCCCTGGGACCGGAGGCGCAAGGAGGGGGAGGTCTGGCTGGCCTCCGCCCAAGAAAGGCTCAAAGGGCGGGAACACCTCCGGCTACTCCTCAACCCCATGCTGAACGGGCGCATCCTGGGCCTCGCCTTCGAGGGGCAAAGCGGGATCTACGGGCCCGGGGAGGCCCTCCTCCTGGCCCGGGCCCCCGTGGGGGACGAGGCCCTGCTCCTCACCCTACCCTAA
- a CDS encoding sulfite exporter TauE/SafE family protein — MSLALLGALLIGLSLGLLGSGGSILTVPVLVYLLGEAPKQAIAESLLIVGGIALFGALPYALRGLVDWRNVLFFGLPGMAGTYLGAWLSRFVSGEVQLLAFASVMLLAAYFMARPAPLRPEGQGKRKAWKIVLDGVAVGALTGFVGVGGGFLIVPALVLLGGLPMHLAIGTSLLIIALKSFAGFYKYLHLLPELGLAVNYTVALLFVGVGTLGSFLGGRLAVRLPQEGLKRSFALFLVAMGVFIVAQNLAQGH, encoded by the coding sequence ATGAGTCTGGCCCTGCTCGGAGCCCTACTCATCGGGCTTTCCCTGGGGCTTTTGGGCTCGGGGGGGTCCATCCTCACCGTGCCCGTGCTGGTGTACCTGCTGGGGGAAGCCCCCAAGCAGGCCATCGCGGAAAGCCTTCTCATCGTGGGGGGCATCGCCCTCTTTGGGGCCCTCCCTTACGCCCTACGAGGCCTGGTGGACTGGCGGAACGTCCTCTTCTTCGGCCTGCCGGGCATGGCGGGCACCTACCTGGGGGCCTGGCTTTCCCGCTTCGTCTCCGGGGAGGTGCAGCTTTTGGCCTTTGCCTCGGTGATGCTCCTAGCGGCCTACTTCATGGCCCGGCCCGCCCCCCTCCGCCCTGAAGGCCAGGGGAAGCGCAAGGCCTGGAAGATCGTGCTGGACGGGGTTGCCGTGGGTGCCCTCACGGGCTTCGTGGGGGTGGGTGGGGGGTTTTTGATCGTACCCGCCCTGGTCCTCCTCGGGGGGCTTCCCATGCACCTGGCCATCGGGACCAGCCTCCTCATCATCGCCCTCAAGTCCTTCGCCGGCTTCTACAAGTACCTGCACCTCCTGCCAGAGCTGGGCTTGGCCGTGAACTACACGGTGGCCCTCCTCTTCGTGGGGGTGGGGACCCTGGGGAGCTTCCTGGGGGGGAGGCTTGCGGTACGCCTGCCCCAGGAGGGGTTGAAGCGGAGCTTCGCCCTTTTCCTGGTGGCCATGGGGGTCTTCATCGTGGCCCAGAACCTCGCCCAGGGGCATTAG